A part of Kitasatospora acidiphila genomic DNA contains:
- a CDS encoding ArsR/SmtB family transcription factor → MPAELDFSADDLALLRFAVSPLWEVVASYRLLRSAAAHRVHRRWAEQVGARVTAAGLDGGWLAELFAHPGYAPDFLNPAPSGPAPTLAEELAVLTVTPADRVRRDLDHLARHQGPLGPRLRALHADPPARLDRLAAEIEAYWQLALAPYWARIRAVLDADLFHRARQVAERGAGQVLDDLHESLSWDGARLRLRGRKQSLARRRTGPGLVLVPVAFGGDRVRSRVAPPDPPQLAYPTRGSGTLWEPRPTADGAALAAVLGRSRTRLLIELDTPASTTELAHRTGLSAAAVSQYLTALRAAGLVSAHRAGRWVLYARTAAGETLLAASG, encoded by the coding sequence GTGCCGGCTGAACTGGACTTCTCGGCGGACGACCTGGCCCTGCTGCGGTTCGCCGTCTCGCCGCTCTGGGAGGTGGTGGCCAGCTACCGGCTGCTGCGATCGGCCGCCGCGCATCGGGTGCACCGGCGCTGGGCCGAGCAGGTCGGGGCGCGGGTGACGGCCGCCGGGCTGGACGGCGGCTGGCTGGCCGAGCTGTTCGCGCACCCCGGGTACGCCCCCGACTTCCTCAATCCGGCGCCGAGCGGCCCGGCCCCCACACTGGCCGAGGAGTTGGCCGTGCTCACCGTGACCCCGGCCGACCGGGTGCGCCGCGATCTGGACCACCTGGCGCGCCATCAGGGCCCGTTGGGGCCGCGACTGCGCGCCCTGCACGCGGACCCGCCGGCTCGGCTCGACCGGCTGGCCGCCGAGATCGAGGCGTACTGGCAGCTGGCGCTGGCGCCCTACTGGGCCCGGATCCGCGCCGTGCTGGACGCCGACCTCTTCCACCGGGCCCGGCAGGTCGCCGAGCGCGGTGCCGGGCAGGTCCTCGACGACCTGCACGAGTCGCTGAGTTGGGACGGCGCCCGGCTGCGGCTGCGCGGCCGGAAGCAGTCCCTGGCCCGCCGGCGGACCGGCCCGGGCCTGGTCCTGGTTCCGGTGGCCTTCGGCGGGGACCGGGTGCGCAGCCGGGTGGCGCCGCCCGACCCGCCGCAACTCGCCTACCCCACCCGGGGATCCGGCACCCTGTGGGAGCCCCGGCCGACCGCGGACGGCGCCGCCCTGGCCGCCGTGCTCGGCCGCTCCCGCACCCGTCTGCTGATCGAGCTGGACACCCCCGCCAGCACCACCGAACTCGCCCACCGCACCGGCCTGTCCGCCGCCGCCGTCTCCCAGTACCTCACCGCCCTGCGCGCCGCCGGGTTGGTGAGCGCGCACCGCGCGGGGCGCTG